Proteins encoded in a region of the Gulosibacter sediminis genome:
- the paaZ gene encoding phenylacetic acid degradation bifunctional protein PaaZ translates to MTQVSNTIDFVPSFVRGEWWTPAGDAAGQLVRDAATGDVIAQVSTDGLDLAEVVDYARTVGRAELGALTIHKRAMILKQLALLLTERKPELYELSMRSGSTKVDNFIDIDGGIGVLFTMSSKARRELPNSNVVIDGQLEPLSKDGSFIGEHIYARMPGITAEINAFNFPVWGMLEKFAPAFIAGVPSIVKPATPTGYITEACVRIMVESGLLPDGALQLVSGSARELLDHLDFRDSVAFTGSKSTADKLRQHPNVAEGGLRFNAEADSLNAAILGDDATADSPEFAAFVRSVVTEVQAKAGQKCTAIRRVIVPNALVEPVIEAIAQRLDEKVRVGDPRAEGTTMGALASLEQLHDVRDAVDRLITGGGEVVYGSNERDDEATTAFMSPVVLKWDDNRAEALHATEAFGPVTSVMGYGTLDEAVELAALGAGSLVATIATNDPDVARTLTTGIAGYHGRVHLLNRTTAKTSTGHGSPMPHLVHGGPGRAGGGEELGGVRSIFHYMQRSAIQGSPDLLTAVTGQWHTGAAQQRVGAARYGGTPEGENGAVHPFRKSVETLRLGDAFVSELRQATLQEITDFANTTGDIFYAHTNPEAAEANPFFPGIVAHGYLLISWAAGLFVTPGRSAVYANYGMERLRFITPVGVDDSVRVELTAKRITPRETEDYAEVVWDAVLRNQDDELVATYDVLTLVAKREEQSLG, encoded by the coding sequence ATGACCCAGGTCAGCAATACGATCGACTTCGTGCCGAGTTTCGTGCGCGGCGAGTGGTGGACGCCGGCCGGCGACGCCGCCGGGCAGCTTGTGCGCGACGCGGCGACCGGCGACGTAATCGCCCAGGTGTCGACCGACGGCCTCGACCTCGCCGAGGTGGTGGACTACGCGCGCACGGTTGGGCGGGCCGAACTCGGCGCGCTCACGATCCACAAGCGCGCGATGATCCTCAAGCAGCTCGCGCTGTTGCTCACCGAGCGCAAGCCCGAGCTCTACGAGCTCTCGATGCGCAGCGGCTCGACCAAGGTCGACAACTTCATCGACATCGACGGCGGCATCGGCGTGCTCTTCACCATGAGCTCGAAGGCGCGCCGCGAGCTGCCGAACTCGAACGTCGTCATCGACGGGCAGCTCGAGCCGCTCTCGAAGGACGGCTCCTTCATCGGCGAGCACATCTACGCCCGCATGCCCGGCATCACCGCCGAGATCAACGCCTTCAACTTCCCCGTCTGGGGCATGCTCGAGAAGTTCGCCCCGGCGTTCATCGCGGGGGTGCCCTCGATCGTGAAGCCCGCAACGCCAACGGGGTACATCACTGAGGCGTGCGTGCGCATCATGGTCGAGTCGGGGCTGCTGCCCGATGGTGCGCTCCAGCTCGTGTCGGGCTCGGCCCGCGAGCTGCTTGACCACCTCGACTTCCGCGACTCGGTGGCGTTCACCGGCTCGAAGTCGACGGCCGACAAGCTGCGGCAGCACCCGAACGTCGCCGAGGGCGGCCTGCGCTTCAACGCCGAGGCCGACTCGCTCAACGCAGCGATCCTCGGCGACGATGCCACCGCCGACTCGCCCGAATTCGCGGCGTTTGTGCGGAGCGTCGTGACCGAGGTGCAGGCGAAGGCGGGGCAGAAGTGCACCGCGATCCGCCGCGTGATCGTGCCGAACGCGCTCGTCGAGCCGGTTATTGAGGCGATCGCGCAGCGCCTCGACGAGAAGGTGCGTGTGGGTGACCCGCGCGCCGAGGGCACGACGATGGGCGCGCTCGCATCGCTCGAGCAACTGCACGATGTGCGAGATGCCGTCGACCGGCTGATCACGGGCGGCGGCGAGGTGGTCTACGGCTCGAACGAGCGTGACGACGAGGCCACGACGGCCTTCATGTCTCCGGTCGTGCTGAAGTGGGACGACAACCGTGCGGAGGCGCTCCACGCCACCGAGGCCTTCGGGCCGGTGACCTCGGTCATGGGCTACGGCACGCTCGACGAGGCCGTCGAGCTCGCAGCGCTCGGCGCGGGCTCGCTCGTCGCGACGATCGCGACGAACGACCCCGATGTGGCGCGCACGCTCACGACCGGCATCGCCGGCTATCACGGTCGCGTGCACCTGCTCAACCGCACGACGGCGAAGACCTCGACCGGGCACGGCTCGCCGATGCCGCACCTCGTGCACGGTGGCCCCGGCCGCGCGGGCGGCGGCGAGGAGCTCGGCGGTGTGCGCTCGATCTTCCACTACATGCAGCGCAGCGCGATCCAGGGTTCCCCCGACCTGCTCACGGCGGTGACGGGCCAGTGGCACACCGGCGCGGCCCAGCAGCGCGTTGGCGCGGCGCGCTACGGTGGCACTCCCGAAGGCGAGAACGGCGCGGTGCACCCGTTCCGCAAGTCGGTCGAGACCCTCCGGCTCGGCGACGCGTTCGTGTCGGAGCTGCGTCAGGCCACGCTGCAGGAGATCACCGACTTCGCGAACACGACCGGCGACATCTTCTACGCGCACACGAACCCCGAGGCCGCCGAGGCGAATCCGTTCTTCCCCGGCATCGTCGCCCACGGCTACCTGCTCATCAGCTGGGCCGCCGGCCTCTTCGTCACGCCGGGCCGCAGCGCCGTCTACGCGAACTACGGCATGGAGCGCCTGCGCTTCATCACCCCGGTCGGCGTCGACGACTCGGTGCGCGTCGAGCTCACCGCGAAGCGCATCACCCCGCGCGAGACCGAGGATTACGCCGAAGTGGTGTGGGACGCGGTGCTGCGCAACCAAGACGACGAGCTCGTCGCGACCTACGACGTGCTCACGCTCGTCGCGAAGCGCGAGGAGCAGTCGCTCGGTTAG
- a CDS encoding 3-hydroxyacyl-CoA dehydrogenase family protein, which translates to MTTSELPARVGVIGGGRMGAGIAHAFLINGADVVVIERDEAAAEAAHGRVTESVAKSIQRGLELDADAAAARLRTTVDHSALADRDLVVEAVFEDFAVKRDALRAAEAQLRPDATLASNTSSISLDSLAAELERPEQFLGLHFFNPVPASTLIEVVIASATSAALREAAPEWVRALGKAPVVVQDSPGFASSRLGVAIALEAIRMVEEGVASAEDIDAAMELGYKHPQGPLKTTDIVGLDVRLGIAEYLAEHLGERFEPPQLLRDKVARGELGRKSGRGFYDWN; encoded by the coding sequence ATGACCACATCCGAACTTCCCGCCCGCGTCGGCGTGATCGGCGGGGGGCGCATGGGCGCCGGCATCGCCCACGCCTTCCTCATCAACGGCGCCGACGTCGTCGTGATCGAACGCGACGAGGCGGCCGCCGAAGCGGCGCACGGTCGCGTGACCGAGAGCGTCGCGAAGTCGATCCAGCGGGGCCTCGAGCTCGACGCCGACGCCGCGGCCGCCCGGCTGCGCACGACGGTCGACCACTCGGCCCTCGCTGACCGCGACCTCGTGGTCGAGGCGGTGTTTGAGGACTTCGCGGTGAAACGGGATGCGCTGCGCGCGGCCGAAGCGCAGCTGCGCCCCGACGCGACGCTCGCGTCGAACACCTCGTCGATCTCGCTCGACAGCCTCGCTGCCGAGCTCGAGCGCCCCGAGCAGTTCCTCGGCCTGCATTTCTTCAACCCGGTGCCCGCATCGACCCTGATCGAGGTCGTCATCGCGTCGGCCACGTCGGCGGCGCTGCGCGAGGCGGCGCCCGAGTGGGTGCGCGCGCTCGGCAAGGCGCCGGTGGTCGTGCAGGACTCGCCCGGTTTCGCCTCGTCGCGGCTCGGCGTCGCGATCGCGCTCGAGGCCATTCGCATGGTCGAGGAGGGCGTCGCGAGCGCCGAGGACATCGACGCCGCGATGGAGCTCGGGTACAAGCATCCGCAGGGGCCGCTCAAGACCACCGACATCGTCGGTCTCGACGTGCGCCTCGGCATCGCCGAGTACCTCGCCGAGCACCTCGGCGAGCGCTTCGAGCCGCCACAGTTGCTGCGCGACAAGGTCGCTCGCGGCGAACTTGGCCGCAAGAGCGGCCGCGGCTTTTACGACTGGAATTAG
- a CDS encoding enoyl-CoA hydratase/isomerase family protein, translated as MTTPDLVARAAGFERIGVAVADDRVTVRLDHASTRNAIDQQMVDELHVVCGELEREPRILIITGANGIFASGADIAQLRERRRDDALAGINSTIFDRIARLPMPVIAAIEGYALGGGAELAYAADFRIATPNVKLGNPETALGIMAAAGATWRLKELVGEPLAKEILLAGRQLGADEALACHLITEVHEAEALLDGANALADRIAKQDPLAVRISKSVFHLPREAHPVVDTLAQGMLFESQQKFDRMQAFLDRREAKRAARAAENERQENNS; from the coding sequence ATGACGACTCCCGACCTCGTCGCGCGCGCGGCAGGCTTCGAGCGCATCGGCGTCGCTGTCGCCGACGACCGCGTCACCGTCAGGCTTGACCACGCGTCGACCCGCAACGCAATCGACCAGCAGATGGTCGACGAACTTCACGTCGTGTGCGGCGAGCTTGAACGCGAGCCACGCATCCTCATCATCACCGGCGCGAACGGCATCTTCGCCTCGGGGGCCGACATCGCCCAGCTGCGCGAGCGCCGCCGCGACGACGCGCTCGCCGGCATTAACTCGACGATCTTCGACCGCATCGCCAGGCTGCCGATGCCGGTGATCGCCGCGATCGAGGGCTACGCGCTCGGTGGCGGGGCGGAGCTCGCCTACGCCGCCGACTTCCGCATCGCGACCCCGAACGTCAAGCTCGGCAACCCCGAGACGGCGCTCGGCATCATGGCCGCGGCCGGTGCCACCTGGCGGCTCAAGGAGCTGGTGGGGGAGCCGCTCGCCAAGGAGATCCTGCTCGCGGGTCGGCAACTCGGCGCGGACGAGGCGCTCGCGTGCCACCTCATCACCGAGGTGCACGAGGCCGAGGCCCTGCTCGACGGCGCGAACGCGCTGGCCGATCGCATCGCGAAGCAAGACCCGCTCGCGGTGCGCATCTCGAAGTCGGTCTTCCACCTGCCGCGCGAGGCGCACCCGGTCGTCGACACGCTCGCCCAGGGCATGCTGTTCGAGTCGCAGCAGAAGTTCGACCGCATGCAGGCCTTCCTTGACCGCCGCGAGGCGAAGCGCGCAGCCCGAGCCGCCGAGAACGAACGCCAGGAGAACAACTCATGA
- a CDS encoding thiolase family protein, with amino-acid sequence MAEAYIIDGVRTPVGRYGGALASVRPDDLAALVIGEVVRRSGIDAGSVDEVVFGNANGAGEENRNVARMAWLLAGLPQEVPGFTINRLCASGMTSIVTASQMVRSGDADLVVVGGVESMTRAPWVVEKPGSAWAKPGQNYDTSIGWRFPNPRFVDGELARDGKMTFSMPETGEEVAEVFGISREDADAFAVRSHENAFAAIEAGRFANEIVPVEVRDRKGNVTVVDTDEGPRAGTTMEVLSRLRPVVKPGGVVTAGNSSSLNDGASALVIASDRAIERFCLTPRARIAGSGSAGVAPEIMGVGPVPASRKALDRAGWALDSVGAIELNEAFATQSLATLRELGADQNLVNRNGGAIALGHPLGSSGARITVTLMNRMEQEGVDRGLATMCIGVGQGTAVLLERP; translated from the coding sequence GTGGCTGAGGCATACATCATTGATGGCGTCCGCACCCCGGTGGGGCGCTATGGCGGGGCGCTTGCCTCCGTGCGTCCCGACGACCTGGCGGCGCTGGTGATCGGCGAGGTCGTTCGCCGCAGCGGTATCGACGCCGGCTCAGTCGACGAGGTCGTGTTCGGCAACGCGAACGGCGCCGGCGAAGAGAACCGCAACGTCGCACGCATGGCTTGGTTGCTCGCCGGGTTGCCGCAGGAGGTGCCGGGGTTCACGATCAACCGGCTCTGCGCATCCGGCATGACCTCGATCGTCACCGCGTCGCAGATGGTGCGCTCGGGCGACGCCGACCTCGTCGTCGTGGGCGGCGTCGAGTCGATGACGCGTGCGCCCTGGGTTGTTGAGAAGCCGGGCAGCGCCTGGGCCAAGCCCGGGCAGAACTACGACACGTCGATCGGCTGGCGCTTCCCGAACCCCCGCTTCGTCGACGGCGAGCTCGCCCGCGACGGCAAGATGACCTTCTCCATGCCCGAGACCGGCGAAGAGGTCGCCGAGGTCTTCGGCATCAGCCGCGAGGATGCCGACGCCTTCGCCGTCCGCTCGCACGAGAACGCCTTCGCCGCGATCGAGGCCGGTCGCTTCGCCAACGAGATCGTGCCCGTCGAGGTGCGCGACCGCAAGGGCAACGTCACCGTCGTCGACACCGACGAGGGCCCCCGCGCCGGCACCACCATGGAGGTGCTCTCGCGCCTGCGCCCGGTTGTGAAGCCGGGCGGAGTGGTCACCGCCGGCAACTCCTCCTCGCTCAACGACGGCGCCTCGGCGCTGGTGATTGCCTCAGACCGCGCCATCGAGCGCTTCTGCCTGACGCCGCGGGCCCGCATCGCGGGTTCGGGCTCGGCGGGCGTGGCCCCCGAGATCATGGGCGTCGGCCCAGTGCCCGCGTCGCGCAAGGCGCTCGACCGCGCCGGCTGGGCCCTCGACTCGGTTGGTGCGATTGAGCTCAACGAGGCATTCGCGACGCAGTCGCTCGCGACCCTGCGCGAACTCGGCGCCGACCAGAACCTGGTGAACCGCAACGGCGGTGCGATCGCCCTCGGTCACCCGCTCGGGTCTTCCGGCGCCCGCATCACCGTGACCCTCATGAACCGCATGGAGCAGGAGGGGGTCGACCGGGGCCTCGCCACGATGTGCATTGGCGTTGGCCAGGGCACCGCCGTGCTGCTCGAGCGTCCGTAG
- the qcrB gene encoding cytochrome bc1 complex cytochrome b subunit has product MTTTFKAPAAETGAVAKAAVWFDERTSVSGAVKELGRKIFPDHWSFMLGEVALYSFIAILLSGTFLTFFFDPSMAHVEYEGSYVPLQGMGMSAAMASTLDISFDVRGGLLMRQVHHWAALLFVASIMLHMARIYFTGAFRKPRELNWVIGLVLWVIAMLEGFSGYSLPDDLLSGNGLRIVDGMIKGVPVLGTWISFWLFGGEFPGDAIVGRLYSLHIMLLPAVLIVFLVLHLLLMVVNKHTQWPGPGKTEGNVVGNPVLPVFAGKAVGFMFLVLGLIFFIASTFQINPIWNYGPYDPSPVSAGTQPDWYIGFGDGMLRLIPPGLEVPIGTSYTITFAILIPFAFMGLFVIGLFVYPFIESWITGDKREHHLLDRPRNVPFRTALGAAWISFYATMWAAASSDLIATHFHMAMEHVIHFLQFWLIIGTFIVYFVVHRACIALQKGDRNLALHGHESGRVVRLPHGEFQEIHVPLTDDEQFEMQYDNFVPVQPYTDANGKKQGKLRARLSRWFFADRIEPVTKAEIEASKHHHGELH; this is encoded by the coding sequence ATGACTACAACGTTTAAGGCACCTGCCGCCGAGACCGGCGCGGTCGCGAAGGCCGCCGTCTGGTTCGACGAGCGCACGAGCGTCTCGGGCGCCGTGAAGGAGCTCGGCCGCAAGATCTTCCCCGACCACTGGTCGTTCATGCTCGGTGAGGTCGCGCTCTACAGCTTTATCGCGATCCTCCTCTCGGGCACGTTCCTCACCTTCTTCTTCGACCCGTCGATGGCGCACGTCGAGTACGAAGGCTCGTACGTGCCACTGCAGGGCATGGGCATGTCGGCCGCCATGGCGTCGACGCTCGACATCTCCTTTGATGTCCGCGGTGGTCTGCTCATGCGCCAGGTGCACCACTGGGCGGCGCTGCTGTTCGTGGCGTCGATCATGCTGCACATGGCCCGCATCTACTTCACCGGTGCGTTCCGCAAGCCGCGTGAACTTAATTGGGTCATCGGCCTCGTGCTCTGGGTCATCGCAATGCTCGAGGGCTTCTCGGGCTACTCGCTGCCTGACGACCTGCTCTCGGGTAACGGTCTTCGCATCGTCGACGGCATGATTAAGGGCGTTCCAGTGCTCGGCACCTGGATCTCCTTCTGGCTGTTCGGCGGCGAGTTCCCTGGCGACGCGATCGTCGGCCGCCTCTACTCACTGCACATCATGCTGCTTCCCGCGGTGCTCATCGTGTTCCTCGTGCTGCACCTGCTGCTCATGGTCGTGAACAAGCACACGCAGTGGCCTGGCCCCGGTAAGACCGAGGGCAACGTCGTCGGCAATCCCGTGCTCCCGGTGTTCGCGGGCAAGGCCGTTGGCTTCATGTTCCTCGTGCTCGGCCTCATCTTCTTCATCGCGTCGACGTTCCAGATCAACCCGATTTGGAACTATGGCCCGTACGACCCGTCGCCGGTTTCGGCAGGTACGCAGCCTGACTGGTACATCGGCTTCGGTGACGGCATGCTGCGACTGATCCCGCCGGGCCTCGAGGTTCCGATCGGCACGAGCTACACGATCACGTTCGCGATCCTCATCCCGTTCGCGTTCATGGGTCTGTTCGTCATCGGCTTGTTCGTGTACCCGTTCATCGAGTCGTGGATCACGGGTGACAAGCGCGAGCACCACCTGCTCGACCGACCGCGCAACGTGCCTTTCCGCACGGCGCTCGGTGCCGCGTGGATCAGCTTCTACGCTACGATGTGGGCCGCGGCTTCGTCTGACCTCATCGCCACGCACTTCCACATGGCGATGGAACACGTCATCCACTTCCTGCAGTTCTGGTTGATCATCGGTACCTTCATCGTCTACTTCGTGGTGCATCGCGCGTGCATCGCGCTGCAGAAGGGCGACCGCAACCTCGCGCTGCACGGCCACGAGTCGGGCCGCGTCGTGCGCCTGCCGCACGGTGAATTCCAGGAAATCCACGTGCCGCTCACCGACGACGAGCAGTTCGAGATGCAGTACGACAACTTCGTGCCGGTGCAGCCCTACACGGATGCGAACGGCAAGAAGCAGGGCAAGCTGCGTGCGCGCCTGTCGCGCTGGTTCTTCGCCGACCGCATTGAGCCGGTCACGAAGGCCGAGATCGAGGCGAGCAAGCACCACCACGGCGAGCTGCACTAG
- the qcrA gene encoding cytochrome bc1 complex Rieske iron-sulfur subunit, translating to MAEDEHGGELRTANSSDREVSSGTLVEPAEPLENPGLPAHHHKVTDTDSAKEKNAARVITLLFWISLAFTIFAVLAYFIWPIDREDITSVRWNNMFVGLGIAFGMLSIGFGAVAWSKYLMKDEEMAEARHKTGGSPATNKRVAEIFKQADEESGFSRRKLLRNSLITSVLALPLPGIVMLRDFYNANNPKPVELMHETLWDTGVRLVRDPTGTPIKASEVTIGSAFHVIPDGLLEVEHGMLNEKAKAVVLLMRLPEESLKEAEDRKDWSYHGIVAYSKVCTHVGCPVALYEQQTHHLLCPCHQSQFDVTDHCRVIFGPAGRPLPQLPITVDSEGYLVAQSDFHEPVGPTFWERRHDYNV from the coding sequence ATGGCTGAAGACGAACACGGCGGCGAGCTTCGCACCGCCAATTCGTCGGACCGTGAGGTCAGCTCTGGCACGCTCGTAGAGCCCGCCGAGCCGCTCGAGAATCCCGGTTTGCCGGCGCACCACCACAAGGTGACCGACACGGATTCCGCTAAGGAAAAGAACGCGGCGCGGGTCATCACGCTGCTGTTCTGGATCTCACTCGCGTTCACGATTTTTGCGGTGCTCGCCTACTTCATCTGGCCGATCGACCGTGAGGACATCACGAGCGTTCGCTGGAACAACATGTTCGTCGGCCTCGGCATTGCCTTCGGCATGCTCTCGATCGGCTTCGGCGCGGTCGCCTGGTCGAAGTACCTGATGAAGGACGAGGAGATGGCCGAGGCCCGTCACAAGACGGGGGGCTCGCCGGCGACCAACAAGCGCGTTGCCGAGATCTTCAAGCAGGCCGACGAGGAGTCGGGCTTCAGCCGTCGCAAGCTGCTGCGCAACTCACTCATTACCTCGGTTCTCGCACTGCCGCTGCCCGGCATCGTGATGCTGCGTGACTTCTACAACGCGAACAACCCGAAGCCCGTCGAGCTCATGCACGAGACGCTCTGGGACACGGGTGTGCGCCTCGTGCGCGACCCCACGGGCACGCCGATCAAGGCGTCCGAGGTCACCATCGGTTCGGCATTCCACGTCATCCCCGACGGCCTGCTCGAGGTCGAGCACGGCATGCTCAACGAGAAGGCGAAGGCGGTCGTGCTGCTCATGCGTTTGCCCGAGGAAAGCCTCAAGGAAGCCGAGGACCGCAAGGACTGGTCGTACCACGGCATCGTCGCGTACTCGAAGGTCTGCACCCACGTTGGTTGCCCGGTCGCGCTCTACGAGCAGCAGACCCACCACCTGCTGTGCCCCTGCCACCAGTCGCAGTTCGATGTGACTGACCACTGCCGCGTCATCTTCGGCCCGGCGGGCCGCCCGCTGCCGCAGCTGCCCATCACCGTTGACAGCGAGGGTTACCTGGTCGCCCAGAGTGACTTCCACGAGCCTGTCGGACCGACCTTCTGGGAGCGTCGCCATGACTACAACGTTTAA
- the qcrC gene encoding cytochrome bc1 complex diheme cytochrome c subunit: MSLTTTNRSAAKRKSRGRARRSPLATAALLGIGLLLTGGAYGAIDTVVANAAEGGSEVDMNSAQTIEAGETLFNSNCATCHGMDAVGTTEGPSLIGVGAASVDFQVGTGRMPMQNNAPQAPAKPVQFTDEETAQLAAYVASLAPGPAIPDEQYLQGDGDAAHGAELFRINCAMCHNVAAGGGALTEGKFAPELQSVAPEHIYEAMVTGPQNMPVFSDTNLTPQDKADIITSIQWMTQNTSMVGGYNLGSIGPVAEGLFIWIFGLGAATGFAIWITSRPN, from the coding sequence ATGTCTCTCACCACCACGAACCGCTCGGCTGCGAAGCGGAAGTCACGAGGGCGCGCACGTCGCAGCCCGCTCGCGACCGCGGCCCTGTTGGGAATCGGCCTGCTGCTGACGGGCGGCGCCTACGGTGCCATTGACACCGTCGTCGCCAACGCCGCTGAAGGCGGCAGCGAGGTCGACATGAACAGCGCGCAGACCATCGAGGCTGGCGAGACGCTGTTCAACTCGAACTGCGCCACCTGCCACGGTATGGATGCCGTCGGTACCACAGAGGGCCCGAGCCTCATCGGTGTCGGCGCCGCCTCAGTCGACTTCCAGGTCGGCACCGGTCGCATGCCGATGCAGAACAACGCGCCGCAGGCACCGGCCAAGCCCGTGCAGTTCACCGACGAAGAAACCGCGCAGCTCGCGGCCTACGTCGCGTCGCTCGCCCCCGGCCCCGCGATTCCCGACGAGCAGTACCTCCAGGGCGACGGTGACGCCGCCCACGGTGCCGAGCTCTTCCGGATCAACTGCGCCATGTGCCACAACGTCGCCGCTGGCGGCGGTGCGCTCACCGAGGGCAAGTTCGCGCCTGAGCTGCAGTCGGTTGCCCCCGAGCACATCTACGAGGCCATGGTTACCGGCCCGCAGAACATGCCGGTCTTCAGCGACACGAACCTCACCCCGCAGGACAAGGCCGACATCATCACGTCGATTCAATGGATGACGCAGAACACCTCGATGGTCGGCGGTTACAACCTCGGGTCGATCGGCCCCGTCGCGGAGGGTCTGTTCATCTGGATCTTCGGCCTCGGCGCTGCCACCGGCTTCGCCATCTGGATCACTTCGCGGCCTAACTAG
- the ctaE gene encoding aa3-type cytochrome oxidase subunit III: MLPRLSTLRTWEIGHNGHVTSASPTPTAPRVHRPNTVAIGTIVWLGSEVMFFAGLFAIFFTLQAMAPAQFDAGHAMLNIPFAVGNTIVLISSSFTCQIGVSHAEAGRRSRKDNGGRWATIEWFYLSAILGSIFIAGQVFEYATLVSEGYVLNLNSYTSAFFMATGFHGLHVTGGIFAFLIVIVRLYAVRKMGKREMQSAMAISYYWHFVDVVWVGLFFVIYILPFIQ, translated from the coding sequence ATGTTGCCCCGCCTGTCAACTTTGCGAACCTGGGAAATCGGTCATAATGGTCATGTGACTTCTGCATCTCCCACTCCGACTGCACCGCGGGTCCATCGCCCCAATACTGTGGCGATTGGCACGATCGTCTGGCTTGGCTCTGAAGTAATGTTCTTCGCCGGCCTGTTCGCGATCTTCTTCACGCTTCAGGCTATGGCTCCGGCGCAGTTTGATGCCGGGCACGCCATGCTGAACATCCCCTTCGCCGTAGGCAACACCATCGTCCTCATCTCGAGCTCGTTCACCTGCCAGATCGGTGTTTCGCACGCCGAGGCGGGCCGTCGCAGCCGCAAGGACAACGGCGGTCGTTGGGCCACCATCGAGTGGTTCTACCTCAGCGCGATCCTCGGCTCGATCTTCATCGCGGGTCAGGTCTTCGAGTACGCCACGCTCGTCAGCGAGGGCTACGTGCTCAACCTGAACTCGTACACGAGCGCCTTCTTCATGGCGACGGGCTTCCACGGTCTGCACGTGACGGGCGGCATCTTCGCCTTCCTCATCGTGATCGTGCGCCTCTATGCCGTCCGCAAGATGGGCAAGCGCGAGATGCAGAGCGCCATGGCGATCTCCTACTACTGGCACTTCGTTGATGTCGTCTGGGTGGGTCTGTTCTTCGTCATCTACATCCTGCCGTTCATTCAGTAG
- the trpD gene encoding anthranilate phosphoribosyltransferase encodes MTSLQTWPEMLDSLLRGEDLSVRQATWAMEEVMAGNVTDARLAAWLIALRAKGETVEEVIGFRDAILAKAVPTKLPAWGVDIVGTGGDMIGTVNVSTMSSFVIAATGTPVLKHGGRAASAKSGASDVLTALGAVHSTDAEALEQIFEETGQAFLYASLFHPGFGYAGKVRKELGVPTVFNSLGPLSNPTRAEASAVGVARRESIPVIVGVFRTRGAAALVFRGDDGLDELTVTGYSHIWEVSGGDLAEHDLHPRDVGLGTYDLEELLGGTPELNAEIARETLRGDRGGAVRDIVLLNSAAGLVSFDLAKSPESIERPIRDRLVEKIEVAAAAIDSGKAIEQLDRFVAASQKFNTEV; translated from the coding sequence ATGACATCGCTGCAAACATGGCCCGAAATGCTTGATTCCCTGCTTCGCGGCGAGGACCTCTCAGTTCGCCAGGCCACCTGGGCGATGGAGGAAGTCATGGCTGGCAACGTGACCGACGCGCGACTCGCCGCATGGCTCATCGCGCTGCGTGCCAAGGGCGAGACCGTCGAAGAGGTCATCGGCTTCCGGGATGCGATCCTCGCGAAGGCCGTGCCGACCAAACTGCCAGCCTGGGGCGTCGACATCGTTGGCACCGGCGGCGACATGATCGGCACCGTCAATGTGTCGACGATGTCGTCGTTCGTGATCGCGGCCACCGGCACCCCCGTGCTCAAGCACGGTGGCCGGGCTGCCTCAGCGAAGTCGGGGGCCTCCGACGTGCTCACGGCGCTCGGCGCGGTGCACAGCACCGACGCCGAGGCCCTCGAGCAGATCTTTGAGGAGACCGGCCAGGCGTTCCTCTACGCTTCCCTGTTCCACCCTGGCTTCGGCTACGCGGGCAAGGTGCGCAAGGAACTCGGCGTGCCAACCGTGTTCAATTCGCTCGGCCCGCTCTCAAACCCGACGCGCGCCGAAGCATCCGCCGTCGGTGTTGCCCGCCGCGAGTCGATCCCGGTCATCGTCGGTGTGTTCCGCACCCGCGGCGCAGCCGCGCTCGTGTTCCGGGGCGACGACGGCCTCGACGAGCTCACCGTGACCGGCTACTCGCACATCTGGGAGGTGTCGGGCGGCGACCTCGCCGAGCACGACCTCCACCCCCGCGACGTTGGCCTCGGCACCTATGACCTCGAGGAACTGCTCGGCGGCACGCCCGAACTCAATGCCGAGATCGCCCGCGAGACCCTGCGGGGCGACCGCGGCGGCGCGGTGCGCGACATCGTGTTGCTCAACTCGGCGGCCGGCCTCGTCTCGTTCGACCTCGCGAAGTCGCCCGAGTCGATCGAACGCCCGATTCGTGACCGCCTCGTCGAGAAGATCGAGGTCGCCGCCGCCGCGATCGACAGCGGTAAGGCCATCGAACAGCTCGACCGCTTCGTGGCCGCGTCCCAGAAGTTCAACACCGAAGTTTGA
- a CDS encoding HPr family phosphocarrier protein — translation MSDQISRSVTLNNETGLHARPASEFVKEASKHDAKVTVNGVDAKSLLGIMAMGATKGTELSLVAEGPEAEAAVNGLVALVESNFGE, via the coding sequence ATGTCTGACCAGATCAGCCGCAGCGTCACCCTGAACAACGAAACCGGCCTTCACGCCCGCCCCGCCTCGGAATTCGTCAAGGAGGCCTCGAAGCACGATGCGAAGGTCACCGTCAACGGCGTTGACGCGAAGAGCCTGCTCGGCATCATGGCCATGGGCGCCACCAAGGGCACCGAGCTTTCGCTCGTCGCCGAGGGCCCCGAGGCCGAGGCGGCTGTGAACGGTCTCGTCGCGCTCGTCGAGTCGAACTTCGGCGAATAG